The sequence ACTGGAATGAGCCACATCGGCTTCCGCTGCGTGTCGCGGGCCGCGCACTGAGATTCGCCGGGCCCGCGAACTCCGTCGCAGCCACCCGGGAGCGCTGAGGCTTTCATCCACGCCGGGTGAGGCGAGGCGGACCGCTGGGCAGGACGCTCGGCCGGTAGCTTCCCTGCATCTCGGAGGACCACATGACCGGTATGAATGCGCCGATGACCCCCGCGCCGCGGCCGGCCGTGAACGCCGGCTTGCTCTGGGGCGGCGGCGCCGCGACCGCTGCGGTCGCGGCGCTGATCGCGATCGTCGGCATCCTGGTCGGCCGCGGATTGTTCGACGTGGCCGTGCTGGCCCCCGAGGAGAACGGCGTCTGGGGTGACGCGTCCACCGGCTGGTACGCCGTGATGGCTGCGCTGGCCGCCCTGGTCGCGACCGGGATCGCCCACGTGCTGCTGCTCACCACGCCACGACCGATGAGCTTTTTCGGGTGGGTGGTGGGGCTGGCGACGGTGGCCGCCATGCTCGCGCCCTTCGTGACCGACGCGAGCCTCGGCTCGCGGCTGTACACGGCCGGGCTGAACTTCGTTCTCGGCCTCGCGATCGGGTCGCTGGTCGCCGGGACGGCGAGGAGCGCGGTCGTGCGAGCCCCGGCGCGTCCGGCACCGGGGCAGGCTCCTTACGGATATCGCTGATCGGCGGGCGGGCCGGCGCACAGCGGTGCGCCGGCCCCCGTATCGGTGACTGCCCGTACGGAGACCGGCGCGGAATCTAGGAGGCCAGGATCCGGGCCTTCTGCTGCTCCACCTCAGCGTCGGTGAGCACGCCCTGCGCCTTCAGCTCGCCGAGCTGCTTGAGCTGCTCCAGTTTCGCCGACATGGCGTCCGGCGGCGGGGTGGGCTGCGGTGCCGGCTGTGGGGGCGGCGGCGGAGCGTAGTACGGCTGCTGCTGGGGCTGTGCGTACTGCTGCTGCGGCGCCGGCTGCTGCGCCGCCGCCTGCTGCGACCACCGGCCGGCCTGCCGCCGGGAGACGCGGTTGGACACAGTGGTCGCGGTGCCGGCGACCACCGCGGTACGGGCAATGCCACGAAGTAGACCCGGCATCAGACTCCCCTTCCTCCCGCGACGGCCGCGCGTTCGGCGTCCGCCTCGATGTCGTCCAGCGTCGCCAGCAGTTGCTGGACCGGGATACGGCCACCCGCGACGAGGCGGGCGCCGGAACGGCGCAACGCGACGGCGAGCGGCGCCGCCCACAGGTTCTCGTAGACCAGGATCGCGGCCGCCGCGCCCGGCTCCAGGATCTCGCCGGCCTCGCGCAGGTCGTCGCCGCCGAGCATGCCCGACGACGCGCCCTGGAACACCCCCAGCCCGCTGAACTCGACGGCGCTCTCGTCCAGTGCGATGACCGTGCCGTCGACGTTCTTGCGGACGAACATGATGTCGAGGATCCGGACGATTCCCCGGTCCACCAGGTCGACCAGGAGCGGCAGCGCAGTGCCGTCGAGGCTGCCCTGGGGGAACTCGATGCAGAGGTAGTCGACCGGACCCATCTCCTGCAGGTCGTCAGCCATCGGTTGGTCTCCTGCCCATGGTTTCTCCTCGGATTCGTCGTGGACGGTGCCGGCCGGGGCGGGGGCAACGCCGGACGAAGTCCAGCGTGCGCTGTCGGGGGAGGGTCAACGTCATCCGCCGGGGATGAACGGCGGGCCGCGGCAGCGCTCGCGCACGGCACAGCCGTCGCAGGGCGTTCATCCCTACCGGATGAGGCGACGGTGGCGGTTGCCGTGGAAGGTCGGCGGGACTTGGCGAGCACCTCAGTGGGGTGCGGCCACCTGGTGCGGAGGAAGAGACATGACAGCGACTCCCTCGCCCGCGACCTCACCCGGCGGGCAGCCGACAGCCGGGCAGCCGACAGCGGCGGACCAGAGCCTCGCCCCGGAGCCGCACCACGACGGGGACACCAGGCCGCCCGGGGCCGTGCCCGACGACGACGAGCTGGTAAGGCTCCGCGCCGAGGTGGCTGCGTTGCGCGAGCGTCTCGCCGCCCCGCCCCGGCAACGAACCGGAATCACGACGGCGCGTCGCTTCGTCGCCGCGACCCTGGTGGTGATCGCCGCATTCGCGCTCGTCACCAGCGTCGTCGGGCTCTGGGCGGCGCGGACCACGCTGGAGACCGACCGCTGGGTCGCCACGGTCGCGCCGCTGCCGCAGGACCCGAAGGTGTCGGCGGCCGTCGCCGAGTACGCCACGACCGAGTTGTTCCGGGTGCTCGACGTCGACCAGCGACTGCGCGAGGTGCTGCCGCCGCAGGCCGGGTTCGTGGTCGGACCGCTCACCGGCCAGATGCGTGAGCAGGTCCGCCGGACCGTCGACACCGTCCTGACGAGCGACCGGTTCCAGGCCATCTGGGTCGGGCTGAACCAGGAGCTCCACCAGCGTCTGCTCGCGGTGATCGAGGGGGAAAGCGACCTGATCACCGCGCGCGACGACCGCATCCAGATCAACCTGTTGCCGCTGATCAACCAGGTACTGCGAGAGCTCAGCGCCGAGCTGCCCACCCTGTTCGGCAAGCAGATCAGCCTTCCCGACCTGAGTAGCGGCGAGATCCCAGCGAACCTGCGGGCCCGCGTGGAGTCGGCCCTCGGCGTCGCCCTCCCGGCGAACTTCGCCCAGTTCACCGTCTACGACGCCGGTCAGCTCCAGGCGGCCCAGGAGGCGGTGGCGACCGCGAAGCGGGACCTGGCGATCTTCGTCGGTGCCACCATCGTGCTGCTGCTCGCGGCGTTCGCCATCTCGCCGCTGCGCCGGCGCACCGCGGTCCAACTCGGTATCTGGCTCGTCATCGCGGCGGTGGCGATCACCGCGATCCTGCGCGCGATCCGACGGCAGGTCCTGGCCGAGGTGCCGGACGGTGTGTATCGCGACGGCGTGGACGCCGCTCTGACCACCGTGCTCAGTTCGCTCCGGGAGCGTGGGACGCAGCTGATCTGGATCGGGATCGCGCTCGCGCTGATCGCCTACCTGGTCGGGCCGGGAGTGCTCCCGGTCTGGCTGCGCCGACAGGTGCGCCGCGGCGCGGCGGGCGGCGTGCGCTGGACCCGGACCGGAGCCGGTGCGCTGGCCACCCGAGGGCCGGGCTTCGTCGTGCGCTACCTCGACCCGCTGCGCATCGTCGGCTTGGTGGTGGCCGGCATCCTCGCGCTGGTGTTCTCGTCGTGGACCGCCCTGCTGATCATCCTGGTCGTGCTGGTCGCGTACGAGGTGACGGTCACCCTCATCGGCCGCGGGCAGCAGGAGCGCCTCGCCTGACCGCGTCAGCGCGCTGAGCCGCGTGGCGGGGGAGACTCCGTCGGGGCGAGCGGCTCGGCCGGCCGACCGCCTGCCAGCAGTCTGTTCAGCCAGGAGGCGGACGGATCGATGTCGATCAGCAGTCCTTTGGCGAGCAGGCTCAGCGGGATCGCGAGCAGCGCGCCCAGCGGGCCGAGCATCCAGGCCCAGACCACCAGGGACAGGAACGACACGGTCGCGGACAGACCGACCGCATCGCCGACCACCTTCGGCTGAATCAGCGACTGGATGACGAAGTTGACGGCGCAGTAGAGCAGGATCACCGTCACCATCAGGTCGGCGCCGCCCTCCAGCAGGCCCAGCAACGCCGGCGGAACCAGGCCGATCACGAAGCCGACGTTGGGTACGTAGTTCGTGATGAACGCGAGAAGGCCCCACAGCACGGGTAGCGGTACGCCCAGCGCCCACAGCATCAGGGTGTCGATGATGGCGACGATCAGTCCGAAGACCGTCGAGACCAGCAAGTACCTTCGCGTGCCGTGAGCGAACGTACGGAGCGCGCTCACCACCTGGGGGCGCTCGGCGATGGCGGAATGCAGCCGGGCCGGGAAGTGCACCGCGTCGACGCACAGGAAGAACAGCACCGCGAGCAAGAACACCCCGTTCGAGAGGACGCCCGCGAGGCTTCCGGCTACCGTCCCCACCAGTCCCGCCAGAGCGGTGGGATTGACGCCTGCGACCGCGTCGCGGATCTGCTCGGTGCTGACGCCCAAGCCGCTCAACCCCTCAACCATGTCTTCGCGCAGCGTGGCGAATCTGGCGGCGTACTCCGGCAGCAGATCGATCAACTGGGCTGCCGAGACGATCAAAGCGCCGCCGAGGCCGATGAGGATGAGATAACTCGCGACGATGGTGGCGGTGATCGCCAGCCAGACCGGGGTCCCGTGCCGGCGCAGCCACTGGGTCAGTGGGCTCACGGTGATGGTGAGCATCAGCGCGAGAAAGACCGGTGCGACGATGTCGGCGACTCCGCGTACGCCCGCGACGACGACCACCGCGCAGGCCGTTCCCAACAGGACTACGACGCCGCGCGGTAGTCCGGTGGGCGGGCTGGGGACCGGGGGTCCGTTACCGCGGCTGTCCGGCCACGGCGCGAACCGCTTCCGACCCGGCACCGGCCGCGGCCGTCTCCGCGGCCGGACCCAGCCGGGCCTGGCTTCCGACGTCCCTGTCACGGCCGCACGCGATCCGGGTCGACTGACGCGGCCGATTCGAGGCTCAGGCAGAGCACTTCGACTCCGGATCCGTCCAGGCGGGCGAGGAGGCGATCCAGGTCGTCCTCGGTCAGCCGACCGCGGATGGTGCTCTGCCGGGGCAGGGCGCGGCAGCGCACGTCGCCGAGGGCGAGCCGCAGCACCGGACCGAGGAGGCCGCGTACCCGGACTTCGTAGCGCGCGTGCATGGCGTGTCTCCCTGTCTGCCGGCGGCCCGGTCTCCCGGCGGAGTGCGTCCCCGAGACTGCCCGCGGCTGCGGCGCGCGACCTCACCCGACAGGAATGAGCGGGGGAAACCGCCGAGCGCGGAGTGACGGAAGTGGTACGAGGGGTTACTACTATCCGATCCGGAGGATGCGGTGCGGTGGTGGCGGGCCGAGTCTGAACGCGGAGTGCAACCGGGTCGGCCTCCGAAGGGAATGGACGTGACGACGGAACTCATCGCCAATCCGCCCGTGGCTTCAGGGGACCAACCGGCTTCCGAGGACCACCCGGACAGTTCGTTGCTCGCCTCCAAGTTCGCGATACCGGCGGCCCCGCCGTTCATGGTTTCCCGACCGGCTCTGCTGGCCCGGGTGACCGAGGCGGTACGCGGCCCGGTCACGCTCGTCACCGGTCTGCCCGGAAGCGGCAAGACCCAACTGCTCGCGTCGTGGGTGCGGAATCGCGTCGTCGACTGGCCGATCGCCTGGATCACTCTCGAGGACGGCGACGAGCACGCGTCGACGTTCTGGACGTACGTCATGGAAGGGCTGCGCCGGGCCGGTGTGCCGGTACCGCTGCTCACCCCGGCGGCGCCGGGGGCGGCGGTCAGCCGTCCGACGCTCGGGCGGCTCGCCGCCGCGATCGAGGAGCATCCCAGCCCGGTCGTCCTCGTGCTGGACGGGGTGTCGCAGCTTCCCGGCCGGGACTGGGCCGACGGCCTCGATTTCCTGCTCACCCACACGCCGAAGCTGCGACTCGTCCTCACCGGCCGATGGGACCCGCCGCTTCCGCTCTACCGCTACCGGCTCGCCGGGGAGCTCCAGGCGCTGCGGACCGCGGATTTGGCGTTCACGGCGGCCGAGGCCGGGCGGCTGATGGAGCTGCACGGCGTCATGCTGGGGAAACGCGAACTCGACGCGCTCCTCGAACACACCGAGGGCTGGGCGGCCGGAATCCGGTTCTGCGCCTGCGTACTGCAGGGCAGCGGCGACGCGGAGCGGCTGGTGTCGACCATCTCCGGCGGGGAGTCGACCATCGCCGAGTACTTCATCGGAGAGGTGCTCCGGCTCCAGTCGCCGTTGGTGCGACAGTTCCTCCTGGAGACGAGCGTCCTGGACACCTTCACGCCGGAACTCGCCGCCGCGGTCACCGAACGGCCGGACGCGCACCGCATGCTCGCGACCCTCAGCCGGGAGAACGCGTTCATCCAGCCGGTCGCCGAGGGTTCGGACGTGTACCGGTACCACCGGCTCTTCGCCGAGTTGTTGCGGGCTCAGCTCGCGTGGACGGAGCCGGAGCAGGTGGCGGTCCTGCATGCCCGGGCCGCCGAGTGGCTGGCCGAGAACGGTGAGCTCGTCGAGGCGGTCGGTCACGCGATCCGGGCGGGCGACTGGAGCCGGGCAGCCGCGATGCTGATCGAGGGTTACGCGGTGGGCCGGCTCCTCATCGAGGGCAGCGCCGGACGGCTCGGCGGGCTCTTCGCCGAGATGCCGGACCACCTCGAGCATGCCGAGGCGGTGATGATCCGCGCCGCACTGGCCTACGGCGACGGTCGGCCCGCCCACGCCGCCGAGCAGCTGGCGTACGCCGGGGATTTGCTCAGCGCAGGGGGCAGCGACAGCGCCGACGGGCTCACGCTCACCTGCTTCGTCCTCCAGATCCTGCTGCTCGCGGACGGAACGGACGCGGCGCAGGTGGGGGAGTTGCTCCCGGTCGTGGACGCGTTCCTCGGCATCACCCCGAAGCACCTGCTCGCTCGGCATCCGGAACTGCGGGCGCTGCGGCTCGCGGCCGAGGGAAGGGCACTCAGCGGGACCGGCGCCGTCGATGCGGCTGCGGACGTTCTCGGCGCCGCCGCGGCGGCCGTTCCGATCGGTAGCGAGTCGCTGAAGATCAGCTGTCTGGGTCACCTCGCGCTGATCGAGGCCTACCGGGGCCACCTGTCCCGCGCCGAGAGCGCGGCCCTGCAAGCCCTCGACCTGGCCGGTCAGTGCGGCCTGAGAGGACTTGATCTCGGGCGCTGGCCGGCCGCCGCGGAGGTCGCGCTCGCCTGGGTAGCGCTCGAACGGTACGACATCGACGCCGCTGACCGGCACCTTCGCGCCGCGCAGCCGCTGTGTCAATCCGACGCCGACGCGCTCCCTGCTGCGGCGTACGCCCTCGTGAGGGCCCGCCGACTGCAGACCCGGGGAGATGTGCGGACGGCGATGGACGTCCTGCGCGCCGGCGTCGAGAGTGGCCTGACTCCGCCGACCTGGCTGGGCCGGGAGATCGTGCTCAGCCGGGTCGGCATGTCGATCGCGGTCGGACACCCGGACGAGCCGGCGGTCGAATCGTTCGACCGGTTCCCCGATCCGCACGCGCCCGAGGTGGAAGTCGTGCGTGCGGCACTCCTGCTCCTGCGGGGCGAGCGGCGGCAGGCGCACGAGATCGCGCGGACCGTCGCCGACGCGGCCGGGGTCTCGGTGCCGGTCTCCCTGGATGCCTGGCTCTTGCTGGCGACCATCGCCGCGAGTCAGGACGACGCGCCGGGTGCTCGCGAGGCGGTGCGCAGGGCGATGCGCGTCGCCGGGCCCGAGTCGTACCGCCGGCCGTTCCATCAGGTCTGGGGTGGGCTGCGCCGGGTGCTGCGCGACGACGAGCGGCTCATCCTGGGCAACCGTCCACTCGGAACCGAGCCGACACCGAGCCGCCTGGCGCCGGCCGATCCGGCACGTACCGATCCGGCGAACGCCGAACCGATGATCGTCGAGGCGCTGAGCAAGCGGGAGCTCGACGTCCTTCGGGGGATGGCGGAGATGCTGCCGACCGAAGAGATCGCGGCGACCATGTACATCTCGGTGAACACGGTCAAGACGCACGTGCGGAGCATCCTCCGCAAGCTGTCCGCCTCTCGGCGCAACGAGGCGGTACGGCGGGCCCGTGCACTCAACCTGATCTGAGGTCGGTGCCGGGTCAGTGCAGCAGCGTCTTGAGCGCGATGAAAGCCGCGCCGAAGAGGCCGGCGGTCACCGCGGAGGCGAGCCGTTCCATCGGGCTGAGCCGACCGTTCACGCCGATCCGCCAACCCGCGAAACAGAGCAGAACGGTGGTGCAGGTCAGCGAGGCGATCTCCGCGACGATCAGCCGGGCCCCGGCCAGCCTGGCGACGAGCAGGACCAGGAGGGGCAGGCCGGAGGCGGTCACGAGCTCCCATCCGCTGGTGAGCTGCCGGCGGACGGTGCGCCAGGCCGGCCGGTGCCCCGCGTGGATGCGTTCGGCCACGATGCGGGCGTAGCGTTCGGCCGCCCAATAGATCACGAGCGTGCCCAGGACGGCCAGGGCCACGGCCGCGGCCCGCGCCGCGTGGGAGGCGACCAGCACCGCGGCCCCGACGATCAGGCCGTAGATCCCGGCCGCCGTCGCCTCCTCCGACTCGTGCGTGAGACGTACCCAGAGGGAGCGGCGGGGCCGGGAATCCGCGTCGGTCATGCGCGGTAAACCTTTCGCCGCTTCTACGACCGCTGTTCCGGGCCGTGCAGGGCGTCCTGGAGCTCAGCCTCGGCGTCCTTGGACAACGAGGACTTGAGCACGGTGCCGCCGTACCGGCTGAGTGCCTCGACGGCCCGGTCCGGGGTGACCTTCTCGACGACCAGGAACAGGGCCGACGTACCGGGCTGGAGCATGTCCCGCACCTGCTCCTCGAACTGCTTGCTGACCGCGTTCTTGGTCAGCTTGCCGGTGAGTGCACCGAGCCCGGCACCGACCGCCATGCCCAGCACAGGGATGAAAAAGAGGATACCGAAGAAGAATCCCCAGAACATGCCCCAGCTGGTGCCGGTGCGTACCTCCTGATGACTGGTGGTGACGTGGAACTTGCCCTCCTTGTCGCGGATGATCGCTGCGATCGCGTCGGGCTGGATGATGAGGTCTTTGCTGAGCCGATGCGCCTCCAGTGCCGCAGCTGTCGCGGTGGTCTCGTCCGGATAGCCGATGGCGACAAGTGTTGCCATGATCCAGGGCCCTTCCCTTCAGTTCTCGTGCGTCGTGCCCCAAGTCCACCCGTGCCGGGTCGGCACGTCGTCACCCCCACCGGATGAGGCGCAGCCCGGTCGGGCGACCGCCGGCGTCGGTCACGATGCGGCGTCCGGGCTCATCCCCGCGGGATGACGTGCCCCCGGTGCGATCGGCACAGGCTTAGGCCGGCGGGATCGATCTCCGGGCCGCACTACCCGGAGGTCGGACGTGGCGGGCGGAGGGAGTGCATCGATGCCTGAGGCGACATATCAGCTCAGGGTCTCCGGGGTGATTCCCCCTGAACTACTGGCTGAGCTGCGCGACCTCACGGTCAGCGTGGAGCCGCCGGAGACCGTGCTACACGGATCGCTGCCGGACCAGTCGGCCGTAGTGGGACTCATCGCCCGGATCCACGGCCTCGGGCTGCACCTCGTCGAGGTGCGGCGGCTTCACCCGGACGACGGCCCGGACCAGTGACCGGCTCCGTCTCACTTCCCCCCGCGTTCGCCCGCCGGGGATGACGCATTCGAGCCGGTCTCGGCTGACAAGGAGAGAGTGATGACGTACGACACCGAGCACCGTGCCGACCGCATCAGCGGAAACTCGGCGGATAGCTTCCGCGCCTGGAACTGGGTGCAGTTGGCCGCGGGCATCGTGACGATCGTCCTCGGCATCGTCGCGTTCGCCTGGCCCGACGCGACGTTGCGCGTGGTCGCGTTCCTGTTCGGCCTCAACTTGCTGGCGACCGGGGTGTCGCGGACCGCGCTGATGTTCTTCACCACGGGGACACCGCTGCTGCACCGGATACTCGGCATCATCTTCGGCGTCTTCGTCGCCATCGTCGGCATCCTCTGCATGCGCAACGTCACCGGCTCCCTGGCGCTGCTGCTGGTGATCGTCGCGATCGGTTGGCTACTCGACGGGCTCGCTGCCATCGTTCTCGCGGTCGGCTCCGGTGGGCCGGCCAAGGGCTGGCGGATCGCTCTGGGCGTGGGTGCCATGATCGCCTCGATCGCGCTGCTGGTCTGGCCCGGGCTGAGCCTGACCGCGTTCCTCTACATCGGCGCGACGACGCTGATCGTCCTCGGTGTCGGCCTGACGTACGTCGCGATCGCCGCCCTGCGTACTCGCCCCGCCTGAGACACCTGCGCGGCGGACGCCCAGGCCGGAGCCATCGGCCTCAGGCAGCACAGCCGGGGGAGGCGAGCAGGTTCAGGTCGACCGTCTGGGCCATCGCTCGGTACCCGGCCGGGCTGGGGTGCAGGTTGTCGACGGAGGCGTACTCCGCGCGCAGCACGGAGGGGTTCGACGGGTCGCGCAGCGCGAGATCGAAGTCGACCACACCGTCGGCGAGATCCTGTTGCCGGATCCAGGTGTTGACCTGCTGCCGGTTCCGTTCGCTGTCGGGCGCGAGAAGGGTGCCGTCGATCAGGGCGTTGGACGCGGGCAGGATGGTGC is a genomic window of Cryptosporangium minutisporangium containing:
- a CDS encoding LuxR C-terminal-related transcriptional regulator: MDVTTELIANPPVASGDQPASEDHPDSSLLASKFAIPAAPPFMVSRPALLARVTEAVRGPVTLVTGLPGSGKTQLLASWVRNRVVDWPIAWITLEDGDEHASTFWTYVMEGLRRAGVPVPLLTPAAPGAAVSRPTLGRLAAAIEEHPSPVVLVLDGVSQLPGRDWADGLDFLLTHTPKLRLVLTGRWDPPLPLYRYRLAGELQALRTADLAFTAAEAGRLMELHGVMLGKRELDALLEHTEGWAAGIRFCACVLQGSGDAERLVSTISGGESTIAEYFIGEVLRLQSPLVRQFLLETSVLDTFTPELAAAVTERPDAHRMLATLSRENAFIQPVAEGSDVYRYHRLFAELLRAQLAWTEPEQVAVLHARAAEWLAENGELVEAVGHAIRAGDWSRAAAMLIEGYAVGRLLIEGSAGRLGGLFAEMPDHLEHAEAVMIRAALAYGDGRPAHAAEQLAYAGDLLSAGGSDSADGLTLTCFVLQILLLADGTDAAQVGELLPVVDAFLGITPKHLLARHPELRALRLAAEGRALSGTGAVDAAADVLGAAAAAVPIGSESLKISCLGHLALIEAYRGHLSRAESAALQALDLAGQCGLRGLDLGRWPAAAEVALAWVALERYDIDAADRHLRAAQPLCQSDADALPAAAYALVRARRLQTRGDVRTAMDVLRAGVESGLTPPTWLGREIVLSRVGMSIAVGHPDEPAVESFDRFPDPHAPEVEVVRAALLLLRGERRQAHEIARTVADAAGVSVPVSLDAWLLLATIAASQDDAPGAREAVRRAMRVAGPESYRRPFHQVWGGLRRVLRDDERLILGNRPLGTEPTPSRLAPADPARTDPANAEPMIVEALSKRELDVLRGMAEMLPTEEIAATMYISVNTVKTHVRSILRKLSASRRNEAVRRARALNLI
- a CDS encoding AI-2E family transporter, translated to MPGRKRFAPWPDSRGNGPPVPSPPTGLPRGVVVLLGTACAVVVVAGVRGVADIVAPVFLALMLTITVSPLTQWLRRHGTPVWLAITATIVASYLILIGLGGALIVSAAQLIDLLPEYAARFATLREDMVEGLSGLGVSTEQIRDAVAGVNPTALAGLVGTVAGSLAGVLSNGVFLLAVLFFLCVDAVHFPARLHSAIAERPQVVSALRTFAHGTRRYLLVSTVFGLIVAIIDTLMLWALGVPLPVLWGLLAFITNYVPNVGFVIGLVPPALLGLLEGGADLMVTVILLYCAVNFVIQSLIQPKVVGDAVGLSATVSFLSLVVWAWMLGPLGALLAIPLSLLAKGLLIDIDPSASWLNRLLAGGRPAEPLAPTESPPPRGSAR
- a CDS encoding DUF1269 domain-containing protein, whose product is MATLVAIGYPDETTATAAALEAHRLSKDLIIQPDAIAAIIRDKEGKFHVTTSHQEVRTGTSWGMFWGFFFGILFFIPVLGMAVGAGLGALTGKLTKNAVSKQFEEQVRDMLQPGTSALFLVVEKVTPDRAVEALSRYGGTVLKSSLSKDAEAELQDALHGPEQRS
- a CDS encoding DUF6325 family protein; translated protein: MADDLQEMGPVDYLCIEFPQGSLDGTALPLLVDLVDRGIVRILDIMFVRKNVDGTVIALDESAVEFSGLGVFQGASSGMLGGDDLREAGEILEPGAAAAILVYENLWAAPLAVALRRSGARLVAGGRIPVQQLLATLDDIEADAERAAVAGGRGV
- a CDS encoding SHOCT domain-containing protein, with amino-acid sequence MPGLLRGIARTAVVAGTATTVSNRVSRRQAGRWSQQAAAQQPAPQQQYAQPQQQPYYAPPPPPQPAPQPTPPPDAMSAKLEQLKQLGELKAQGVLTDAEVEQQKARILAS
- a CDS encoding HdeD family acid-resistance protein, which translates into the protein MTYDTEHRADRISGNSADSFRAWNWVQLAAGIVTIVLGIVAFAWPDATLRVVAFLFGLNLLATGVSRTALMFFTTGTPLLHRILGIIFGVFVAIVGILCMRNVTGSLALLLVIVAIGWLLDGLAAIVLAVGSGGPAKGWRIALGVGAMIASIALLVWPGLSLTAFLYIGATTLIVLGVGLTYVAIAALRTRPA
- a CDS encoding DUF6069 family protein — its product is MTGMNAPMTPAPRPAVNAGLLWGGGAATAAVAALIAIVGILVGRGLFDVAVLAPEENGVWGDASTGWYAVMAALAALVATGIAHVLLLTTPRPMSFFGWVVGLATVAAMLAPFVTDASLGSRLYTAGLNFVLGLAIGSLVAGTARSAVVRAPARPAPGQAPYGYR